The genomic window TTCGCGATCATCGTCTTGACCTTCATCGGCATGCTGCGCGGTCCGATCCTCAACACCCACAACGACCTCGATGCCTTCTCGATCGCCTGGGGACTGATCGTTATGGTCTACGCGTTCGTCTCGCTGCTCGTCTGCATCGAGCTGCCACGCCCGGCTGCAGAGGACGTGCGCTTTCCGCTCAACCGCACGACCAGGATTGCGATCCCCGGCATGACCGAGATGGGCCGTGTCACGAGCATATCGCCCTTCGACGCTGTCCTTCAGCTCGACCGGGGCGCTCTTTCTGAAAAATCGACGGTGGGGGACACGATGTGGTTTTCGCCCTTCGATGGGCTGATCCTGGCGGGGCGGGTGCTGGAACGTGCCGCCGATGCCAATACCATTCGTGTGGAGATCGTCGCCGCCTGCGAGCGCAGCGGCGCCGTCACCTACGATGCGGCGGAAGTCCGCCACATCGTGATCGGATGGCTCTTCAGTAAAACCCCGATCAATGTCGCGCCGGTGGCGTCGCTCGGTCGGGCACTCGCCAGCTTGCTGCGGCGCATGTTCGGGCGCGCCGCCACCCTGATCAGGACGGCTGCGCCATCGACGCCGTAGGCGATCAGAAAGTCGCCGTCGCCTGCATGGTGGTGCGCCCCTGATGATCCGCGCACCACAGATCGAAGCCCTTCTCCGTCGGGTCCGCATTCACCGTGAAGATCGCGCCGTGGAACAGGGGCGATACGCCACGGTAATCGAAGGTGGCGACCGGGCGTGCCTCTGCCAGCTTGGCGGCGAGATGCAGCATCAATGTCGCCTGCAACGGGCCGTGGACGACGAGGCCGGGATAGCCCTCCTCGCTGCGGGCATAATCGACATCGTAATGGATGCGATGGCCGTTGAAGGTGAGCGCCGAATAGCGAAACAGCAATGTCGTCGTCGCATCGACCGAAATGCTGTGGACGCCAACGCGGGGCTCGACCGGCACGGGGGAAGGCTTTGCGGCGTCCATCGGGCGATAGACGATGTCCTGGCGCTCCGCTACCGCGACCTCGCCACCG from Georhizobium profundi includes these protein-coding regions:
- a CDS encoding FAS1-like dehydratase domain-containing protein, translating into MSQAIDMNHLRGWIGRKEAQVETVTPALIERFEATIGHGLHPEPEAAPLAIHWCLAPQAVAPEGLGPDGHPARGGFLPPVPLPRRMWAGGAMTFLRPLKPGDVVTRRSRIADIVHKTGRSGELVFVTVAHDIIAGGEVAVAERQDIVYRPMDAAKPSPVPVEPRVGVHSISVDATTTLLFRYSALTFNGHRIHYDVDYARSEEGYPGLVVHGPLQATLMLHLAAKLAEARPVATFDYRGVSPLFHGAIFTVNADPTEKGFDLWCADHQGRTTMQATATF